One Candida dubliniensis CD36 chromosome 1, complete sequence genomic region harbors:
- a CDS encoding hypothetical protein (spliced gene): MEKEDQKSDRKTLKQQLSENRTRRFHEYQKRLESKNSAYLLDKKSTKFYEELRQRDLDEDRRIKQQEAIELQRFKQLQERKKVLSKSTKSTPLGNINKPAILPRKNLQKARENTFEGRSVEPSSSKEDKEENNSSNGKNSILVGYESSEEEV; the protein is encoded by the exons ATGGAAAAGGAGGACCAAAAATCAGATAGAAAAACATTAAAGCAACAGTTAAGTGAAAACAGAA CTAGAAGATTTCATGAATATCAAAAACGGTTAGAGTCGAAGAATTCCGCATATCTACTTGATAAGAAGTCCACAAAGTTTTATGAGGAATTGAGGCAAAGGGATTTAGATGAGGACAGAAGGattaaacaacaagaagcTATTGAGCTTCAAAGATTCAAGCAGTTACaggaaaggaaaaaagTACTCTCGAAACTGACAAAAAGTACACCACTTGGAAATATCAATAAGCCAGCGATTCTACCTAGGAAGAATCTACAGAAGGCAAGAGAAAACACGTTTGAAGGGCGACTGGTTGAACCATCTTCAAGCAAAGaagacaaagaagaaaataatagtagtaatgGCAAAAATAGTATACTAGTTGGATATGAATCTAGTGAAGAAGAGGTTTAA